Genomic DNA from Niabella ginsenosidivorans:
TGCCGGCAGGCCCTGCATCGGGTAATGTAATGCGGATATCACCAATCAAATGCTCATCCAGTTGCCGGAAAGCGGCAATAGCGTCAACAGCATTCTGCAACAGCTCTCTTATAAATGTGCCCGGGTTGCTGTACAAATGTTCTGACAGCAGGCTGATCATGCCCTGCAGGTTCACCTGAAAAGAATAATATTCATTATTTACAGTTTCCATAAATTGCCTATCTTCTTTTACCTGTTATTTTTTTTGCGCCTTCGTGCCCGTTTTCAGCAGCCTTTTCAAACCAGTACAGGGCCTGGTCTTCATCTTCATCAACCCCCTCTCCCATCAGGTAGCAATTGGCCAGTTCAAACTGGGCATTGGCCAGTTCATTGTTAGCGGCGTTTTTAAATAATTCCACCGCCTTTCCCGGTTGCTGCTGCACTCCCTCCCCTTTTAAATATTGCCGCCCCAAGGCAACCTTTGCGTTATCATTCCCTTCATTGGCGCTCTCGCTGAACCACCGGAAAGACGCTTCCAGGTTTTTGTCGGTTCCATAACCATCATAATAACATTTTCCCAGGCGGTATTTCGCATTCGTGTTCCCGTATTCCGCTGCTAATGTATATTCATTAAAAGCTGTAGCCGGGGAAGCTTCTGTTCCAATGCCGTATTCATAACACAGGCCCAATCCATCAGAAAAGACCTGCTGTTCTTTTGCCCTTTTATAATAATCAATTGCTTTATCGTATTGTTCCAGGCGGTTATAATCAAACAGGTAATAATCTCCCAGTTCCAGCAGCGCATACGGATGCTCCTGTTCAGCCGCTTTTTCCAGCCATTCCCGTCCTTTTTCAGCATCAGGCTGCGCATAGCCATGTAAATAATAACGTCCTACGGCATACTGAGCATATACATAGTTCTGCTGAGCCGCTTTTTCCATATATCCGACCGCTTTTTCCCGGTCTTCCGCAACCCCTTCTGCACGTTCATAGCTCAAAGCCAGTTCGGCCAGTGCTTTGGGATAACCGGCATCAGCTGCTTTCTTTAAATATTCAAACCCTTTATCATAATTCTGCTCTGTACCCACGCCGAATTTATAACAACGCCCCAGCTCATAAACCGCATTTATTTCGTTATAACCAGCTGCATATTCATAACAGGCAAATGCCCCGGCAGGGTCTTTTTGTCCGGACCGGTGATAGTCAAACTCAAGGTACAGGCCCTTCAGGTAATTGGCATAAGGGTATCCTATTGCCGCTGCCCTGCTGAAATACTCAAAGGCTTTTGCATAATCCTGCCGCCCGCCTGATTCTTCATAAAGACCCAATTCCACATAAGCCTGTGCGTTATTGCCCGCTGCAGCCTTTGTAAAATAAGAAAGCGCTGCGGGCATATCCGCAGGTGTATCATCAAAGCCGTATTTTAAAAACCGGCCGGTATTATATTGTGCCACCGGCAGGTTTTTGTCAGCCGCCTGTTTGTAATGCTCCAATGCCTTTGTAAGATCCGCTGCAATGCCCATATCCGGCTCGCCATATTCATAAAAATTACCCAGGCGGTAGGTTGCATAGGGAATCTCCTTCTGATGCAGCTCCGTAAAAGTGGCATATGCAGTTTCTTTATTAACGGGCGTTACCGTGCCTTCCAGATGCATTTCGGCCCATTCAATAGCCGCATCAATACTACCGGCTTCCTTTGCCGCTTTCATTAAGGCCAATCCTGCGGGAATATCTTTTATCCATTCATTGTACAAATACAGGTAAGCCAGCCGGTAGGCAGTATAGCTGTTCCCATACTTCCAGGCCTGCTTCAGCCAGCAGACCGCTTTATCAAAATCCTGTGCAGACTGCGGCTGCTGCGGCAGATACCTTAAGCCCAGGCTTACAGCGCCGTCTATTGCCCCGAGATCATATGCTTTTTTTATAGCACCAAGCAAAGCCTCTTTTTCTTCGTCTGATCCTGCGTCGGGCCATTGCACATCCGTCAGCACCAACCGGCAATAAGAAGAGTTATATTTTTCAATTCCTTCTTTTAGTATTTCCAGCTGTTTTTCCTTTTCCTCCTTCCTCCCGTAATAACCCTGCAAAGCATGATAATAATTTTTGCGGATCTTTTTATCCGGATGCTCTTTCAGCGCGTAAAATGGTTCCGTCAGGGTTGCCTCGGGGCTAAACCATATAAGATAATAGTTATAGTAAATAATTCCCCAGGGGTTGTCCTTTTCTGCCAGCTCCTTAATTGCTACAAGCGCCTTTTCTTTATCGGCGCCCGGCAGCAATCCTGCATACTGATAATAACAGTATACAGGAGCGGCTGCTTCAACACCTGCTGTTATTGCCTGCCGGAACCATTGTTCTGATTTCTGCAGATCACGGTATTCTCTTCTTGCAAGTACATATGCAATTGCCAGTTCCAGGCCCGCTTCAGGGCACAGGGCAGCCAACCTGCCCAATATTTCAGTCATTTTTTTAAAAAACCATTGATAGGCTTCATCATCCAGGTAAACGCTGGCGGTATGATCCGCCCCGTCATAAAACAGCAGGTCAAATAAACTGGTCAGTTGCTCTTTGGGCGCTCCCTCCCGGTACTCACTGATCAGTTGCTCCAACAAAGCAAGCCCCCGGAACCAGTTTTCCTGCACCCGGATATTCTTCTCATTCAGCTGGCTTAAAAGACCGGGATCAGGCTGGACACTATTATTAAAGTACTTTTCATAAATTACAATATTATTCATAATTAAATATTTATTCTGGTCAGGCGCCGAAAGTAATATTTTCCTGAATACTTTTAAATAAGGGGTTTTAGAAATTGATCTTAAACACCTGAATCCATCCCCCACTTGTCATTTTTTTGTCAGCAAATTAACCGTTAAGCGTTACCTTTGTAGGCAATTTAATCACCTTCTATAAGAAAATATGAACTGGTCTCAACTTTTTACTTCCGCGGTGGGTAAGAAAATTACCATGGCCCTGTCGGGAATTTTTTTAATCCTTTTCTTAATTGTTCATGCCGGATTAAATGCTTGTATATGGGCAAATGACGGTGGTGTTATGTTTAATGAAGCAGCTCATTTTATGGGCGCAACCGTGGTGCCCCGTGTACTGGAGATCGGCCTTTTTGTATTTTTTCTGATCCATATTATCCAGGGCATTGTTCTGGAAATTCAAAACCGCAGCAAACGGGGTATTGGCTATGCCGTTAAAATGGGCAACCGGGGCAGTACCTGGAACAGCCGTGCAATGGGCATTTTAGGTGCGCTTGTGTTGATTTTCCTGGTGATCCACCTCAGCGATTTCTGGTTTCCCAGCCGTTTTGGCGGACTGGAATCGATGTACATCGATACAGCTTCCAACCAGATTGTTCCGCCCGGAACTGCCGGAGGTAAGGAATACCACGACCTTTACGGCGAAATGCAGCATCAGTTTACACAATACCCCTGGATCATTATTGTTTATGAAGTGGGTGTTATTGCGCTTTTCTGGCACCTGGTACACGGATTCCAGAGCGCGTTCAGAACATTGGGGCTGACCAATCATAAATATATTAACCTGATCAAAGGAACAGGTGTTGTTTACTCCGTAATCATCTGCCTGGCATTTATGCTGATGCCGCTAAGCTTTTATTTCGGATGGATCCATTAACACAGCGGGGCTATTGTTGGTATCTTAAATTAGAAATCTCATCCCGATAGCTATCGGGACTCAAATCTCAAATCAGTTATGCTTGATTCAAAAATACCAGCCGGAAAATTAGAAAATAAATGGACCGATTATAAGGGACATTGCAAATTGGTAAATCCGGCTAATAAAAGGAAATTAGAAATCATTGTTGTAGGAACAGGGCTTGCAGGGGCTTCTGCCGCCGCCTCTTTGGGCGAGCAGGGCTACCAGGTAAAGGCATTCTGTTTTCAGGATTCCCCACGCCGCGCACACTCTATTGCCGCACAGGGGGGGATCAATGCAGCCAAGAACTACCAGAACGACGGGGACTCTGTTTTCCGTCTTTTTTATGATACGATAAAAGGCGGAGACTACCGTTCACGGGAAGCGAATGTACACCGCCTTGCGGAAGTAAGCGTGAACATTATTGACCAGTGTGTGGCACAGGGCGTTCCCTTTGCACGTGAATATGGAGGCTTATTAAATAACCGCTCCTTTGGCGGGGTACAGGTAAAAAGAACTTTTTATGCAGCAGGGCAAACCGGCCAGCAATTGCTGATTGGTGCCTACCAGGCTTTAGAGCGCCAGGTATCACAGGGAAATGTAAAAATGTACAATCGCCATGAAATGCAGGATATTGTTGTAATTGATGGCAAGGCCAGGGGCATTATTGCGCGCAACTTAATTACCGGCCAGCTGGAACGTTTCTTTGGGCATGCAGTAGTGCTGGCAACCGGCGGGTATGGAAACGTGTTCTATCTTTCTACCAATGCCATGGGCAGCAATGTTACTGCCGCATGGAGGGCACATAAAAAAGGAGCCTATTTTGCAAACCCTTGTTTCACACAGATCCACCCTACCTGCATTCCTGTTTCCGGCGACCACCAGAGCAAGCTGACGCTGATGTCTGAATCCCTGAGAAATGACGGGCGCATCTGGGTGCCTAAAAAGCAGAATGATACCCGTAAAGCCAATGATATACCGGAAGATGAACGGGACTATTACCTGGAAAGAAGGTACCCGGCCTTTGGAAACCTGGTGCCCAGGGATGTGGCATCCCGCGCTGCAAAGGAGCGTTGTGATGCGGGCTATGGTGTGGGTACGACCAAACAGGCGGTTTACCTCGATTTCAAATACAACCTGATCAACAAATACGGCCGTGCCGAAGCCAATAAGCACGGTATACAGAATCCTGATACCGAAACATTGATCCGCCTGGGCAAGGAGGTTGTAAAGGAAGAATACGGGAACCTGTTTGATATGTATGAAAAAATTACAGGTGAGAACCCTTATGAGGTTCCGATGCGCATATACCCTGCAGTGCACTATACAATGGGGGGCCTTTGGGTAGACTATGAGCTGATGACTACAGTAAAAGGGCTGTTTTGCCTGGGCGAAGCCAATTTCAGCGATCACGGCGCCAACCGTTTGGGCGCTTCTGCGCTGATGCAGGGACTGGCGGATGGTTATTTTGTAATTCCCTATACTATTGGCAATTACCTGGCTGATGAAATAGCAGTGAAACCCATCCCCGTTTCTGACCGCTCTTTTGTTGAAGCAGAAGCACATGTAAATGAGCGCATTAACCGTTTAATGAGCATCCAGGGCACACAAACCGTAGAAAGCTTCCACAAACGTCTGGGAAAAATAATGTGGGAAAAATGCGGCATGGCGCGTAATGAAGAGGGACTTAAAGAAGCCATCCAGGAAATAAGAGACCTGAGGACCGATTTCTGGAAAAACGTGCGGATACCCGGCGGCATCCATGAAATGAACCCTGAGCTGGATAAAGCAAACCGTGTAGCCGATTTCCTGGAGCTGGGAGAACTGATGTGCATGGATGCGCTGGAACGCAGGGAAAGCTGTGGCGGCCACTTCCGCGAAGAAAGCCAGACACCGGATGGGGAAGCGCTGCGTCATGACGATGAATACATGTATGTAGCTGCCTGGAAACAAACAGGTGAAAACAGCTGGGAGCTGGAAAAAGAGCCGTTGAGCTATGAGGTGATCAAGCCTACGCAACGGAATTATAAATAATTTGAAAATCGGGAAATTTCAAAATTTGAAAATGTCCATTAGTAGGACATACTCAACCATCGCTCGTGAAGATTGAAAATAACACATAACCGGGGAATTAGGTATTTTAGAGAGACGAATCTATTCTTTCACCTATTAAAACCCAGGTTATGAGAAATGATAAAGAAAATGTGATTGTTGATAAAACAATCAGTTTTTCACTTGCAATAATTAAATATTGCGAAGTTCTTGAACAAAACAGGAAGTATGTGATTGCAAAGCAGTTGCTACGATCAGCAACATCAATAGGAGCAAACGTATTTGAGGCGCAAAATGCTGAAAGTAAGGCTGACTTTATTCACAAAATGAAAATTGCTGCAAAAGAGGGCAGTGAAACCTTGTATTGGCTGGTCTTATGCGAAAGAAGCGAAGGCTATCATTTTGATGCCGCACTAAAATCAGCTATTGAAGAAATTATACGAATTCTGTCAAAAATCATTTCTTCATCCAAAGGGAAAATACCCGGTTTTATTTGGTCTGTACTGTACGCATTTTTCAAATCTTCAAATTATCAAATTGAGCAATTAAATAGAAAATATGGAACATTACAATATGAACCTTACTTTGAAGGTATGGAAACAAAAAAACGCTGAAACCGGCGGAAAGTTCGAGACCTACAAAGTATCCAATATCTCATCGGAAATGTCGTTCCTGGAAATGTTTGATGTGTTGAACGAACAACTGGTGCGTGAAGGGAAAGAACCCGTAGCGTTTGACCATGACTGCCGCGAGGGTATTTGCGGAATGTGCTCCATGTATATTAACGGGCGCCCCCATGGCCCCTGGCACGGAACCACTACCTGCCAGCTGCACATGCGTGCTTTTAAAGATGGAGATACAATTGTTGTTGAGCCCTGGCGCGCCAAAGCATTCCCAGTAGTAAAAGACCTGATCGTAGACCGCAGCGCGTTTGACCGCATCATACAGGCGGGTGGTTATATTTCTGTGAACACCGGCAACGCCCAGGATGGTAATAATATACCTATTCCAAAGGAAAACGCAGATAAGGCCTTTGCCGCTGCTGCCTGTATTGGGTGCGGTGCCTGTGTGGCGGCCTGTAAAAATGCGTCGGCATTGCTCTTCCTGTCTGCAAAGGTTTCCCACCTGGCCCTGTTACCGCAGGGAGAAACTGAAAGAAAACAAAGAGCTTTGAACATGGTGGCTCAAATGGATAAAGAAGGGTTTGGGGCCTGCACCAATACCGGTGCCTGCGAAGCGGTTTGCCCCAAGGAAATCGAGATCACTAATATTGCCCGCCTGAACAGGGAATACCTGATGGCTGGCCTGGCCTCAGATACAAAAGAACAATGACAAAAGATCCGGTATAATAAAAAGCCCAGTATCAAATGCCGGGCTTTTTTATTGACCCGCCCTTCTTTTAAAAACAGATCGCAGCCAAAGGTAATAATGATGTGAAATAAGGAGATTCACATAGCAGTGCGGTTCAGCTATCCGGGCCTTGCCATTTAAGCCAGGGAAAAAATCACGACGGTATCTTTAGCCATTGGCTATTATACCGTTTAGACCTTTAAATTGCACCAGGTGAAGGTATGTCAGGCTGATTGTCACAGCGCCTGTCGAACTGTTGACGAAGCCTCGATCGATGGATATTAATGCTCTTCGTCAGGCTGCCAGTGACAGAGTGTTATTGTTTTGAAATCAATTTTGCCTTTTGTCATGCCGTTCCGATAGTTCGGAATTGTTTCGGCATCTATTTATCGCTCAACAGACGCTGAAACAAAAACAGATCCCGGAACAGGTGGGGAATGACATCTTCAGGGTAACCCTTAAGAAGGATTGTCATCGCCTCATCCGAAGTTTCGGATGATTTTGTTTTTGCAAATGGAAAACTCAGGGTGACCGTGCTCTTTTAATGTCGAAATAGTATTATTTCAACAGGCTTTAATGAAACGGCGCACCTGCGGGAACAAAGGTTATCTCAAAGAGTATGTCAGCCTGGCAAATTGGTCATTTCAATATAAACCACAGCCGGCAGACTTAAATGCAACATTTTTGTTGATAAACCATCCGCTCTTCTCAGACGGCTGTTTTATTTCTCTTTTTAAAAGGAGTACTTTATACCAAACTGTACAGAATAATAAGGGCTGGCAGTCTTCGTCTTTGTCCCTGCATTTTGATTAACGCTGTATATATACGATTGTGTTTGCTGGTCAAAACCGGTAACATTATAAAGCGTTGTATTTACAATCTGGCTGTAACCGCCCCATTCATGGTTCAGCAGGTTCAGCACATTAAAAATATCTGCCCGTAAGGCAATTTTATGTGTTTGAGCTATTTTGAACTCCTTTGCAATACTCATATTCCAGATAGACCGCCAGGGCTGGAGGCCCCCGTTATAGGCGGCAAATTTTCCAAAGTTGTGTTCAAGGAATTTCCTGAATTCCGGGCTCGTTTTCTCCAGAAGACTGTTCATATCCTTTTTAATAGCATCCGGGGTTGCCGGATCATTCGGATCATATATATAGGCCAGGCTTGTTCCGTCATTGCCTTCCCCTATAATATCCTTATTAATATTGACCGTGTATCTTGCATTCTGGAACAGCTGGAATGAAGAGCTGATGCTAAAGCCATAAAATGTAGGGCTCAGGAACAATGCCACCAGTTTATTGGGCTGGTCCCCATCGCTGTACCAGTTCTTCCCGTATTCGCCATAATTCCAGTAAGAAGGTCCTACACTAAAATTGGCGTTCCGCGGATCACCGTTATCATAGGGGGGAGTACCCGTAGCTTTTCCCCTGGCATAAGAAAGGCTGAACGATCCGTCTTTACCGATCCTTGCCGCAGCTTCTATCATAAACCCAAGGTATTTGGATGCCCATGAGGCGTTGGTAAAATAACGGACCTGGTTAAAATTGGCACTCTTTCTTGAATTTTGTAAAATAGGAATAAAGCTGGTGCTGGAGGTGTTGGTCAGCGTGCCCGCCGGCACATACACTTCCCGCCCTTCATTGGTAACAAATTCAGGCTGGGATTTCAGGTTCAGGTCGTATAAATAAAAATTATCCCAGGTATTATTAAAGTAACCATTGATACCGGCGCGCAGCCAGTCATTAAAGTAATGATAGAAACTGATGTTGGTTTTAAAAGTAAGCGGGTTTTTCAGGTTCTTATCAAGCACCAGCACCGTTGCCGGTTGCTTGCCCGATGAAGGCAGGGAATTATAATAGTCTACCCCGGGTACCAGATCAAAGTCAGACTGGTAAGCAGCCCAGTCCGGTACAGGAACATTCTGGCGGATATCTACCTGCCGATAGTTTACTCCATTATCAATATGGGCAAATGTTAATGGCTGGGTGGTAAATTCAGAGGCAAAGAGCCCTGCGCCAAACTTAAAAATATCCCTGCCATTATTATGAATATCCCAGATCAGGTTGATACGGGGCTGAACATTTTTTGCATCAAACGGCCGCACATCTGTGCGCACTCCCAGGTCTTTATCCAATTGTTCATTATAAGCAGGTTTATTGCCGATCAGCGTTCCATCCCAGCGGATACCGGCAGAAAAATTCAGGTTAGGGCGTAGATTTGTTTGCATTTGCACATACAAACCAAACTCAAACAGGGGCACGCTTACCGGGGGATTATTGCCATTCAGGGGAATTTTACGGTTGAACTCATACGGCAGGTTCTTTTGCATACTATCAATACTTGCGTAATAAAACTGTCCCTGCTGATCATGTGTCAGTTGATCAGTAATATGGTTAATATTGTTATCCGTACCAATGACAAAATCAACATTTCCTTTTTTAAAGTAATAATTATCCACCAGTTGAATCACATTGGAAGCGTCTGTTTCCGGCACCCAGTTCTGGTTACCAAAAGCTACGGTGCGTGTATCCGTACTACCGTCGCTGAATGTGGAACCAACGGTTACAAAGCCTTCCGGAACGCGGTTGTACAGGAAGTGCAGAAACTTCCGGTAGGTACTGTAGTTCAGTTTCAGGTCATTATAAGATGTAGAAGAAACCTCTGTTCTTAAGCTGAGCATTGCTGCATGATCTTCTTCAATACCGGTATATTGCGTGGAAAGCAGCCCGTTGGATTTTAATTTATTGGGGTCTACAAAATGCAGGTAATTGTATTTCAGGGTCAGCAGGTTTCTTGCATTGATATTATAATCAAACTTGGCAAACACATTTCTTGTAGTCTGTTTAATATTAATGGTGCCATACTCCTGGCCCACGGGAAATCCAAACTGCTGCTGCATAATGGACACAATCTTCTCCATATTTTCCCTGGTAATTTTCAGGTTTTTTTCTGCCTGCTCCTGTGTTGCTCCGGCTGTATTAAAATCATAAGCGCTAAACGGGATCGTATTCGTGTATTGATCATAGGCTACCAGAAAATGCAGTTTATCTTTAATTACTGGGCCGCTGAATAAGGCACCGAACTGATCCATCTTATATTTACTGTTGAGCGTGTGCCCGTAAATGTCTTTCTTTGCCGCTAAAGCATTTGCCCCGTAATAGCCCCACACGGATCCGGAAAAGGTATTGGTGCCTGATTTTGTAATGGCTTTCACCACACCCCCGGAACCGCGCCCGTTGGTTACATCATAATCATTTGTTGACACTTCAAATTCCCTGATGGTTTCCGAGGATATGGAAAATGCTGCATCCGTTACGCCCCCAAAAGTTGCACGCCGGTTGCTTACCCCATCCAGCATATACCCTGTTCCTCCTGCTTTTGCGCCGGCTAATGACGAGCCGCTGGCCAACGGCGATAAACTGGTAAGCTCTGTATAATTCCGGCTTGCTAAAGGCAACTTTTGCATGGTCCTGGAACTGATCGCCGTAGCGGTTCCCAACCGGTCAATACTATTGTTAAAGCTGCTTGAAACTACTGTTACATTGCTTAATTCACTTACCTTTTCACTTAATACCACTCTTCGAAGCACCAGGTGGTCTCCAAGGTTCAGTACGTTCTTTAATATTGTTGTAGGCTGATATCCAACCTGCGATACTATGATATCATAGGTGCCGACCGGCAGGTCAGACAGGTTAAAATACCCGTTATTGTTGGCTGCTGTATTCGTGGTAAAACCGGTATTGGTGTTTTTTACCATAATGGTGGCGGCCGGAAGCACCTGGTTGCTGTCATTAAAAACAAAGCCGCTAATAGATGAACCGCTGTTTTGGGCAATCAGGTCATTTGCAGAAATAAAAGATAATAATAGTAATAAGAACAGGTATTGAAAGCAATGTTTGTTCATATAAAGAAGAGTATAAGGTTTTCAATTGCAGGCAAATTTATCAGCAAGCAATACATGACCCGTACATTGCTTACTGATTTAATGATAACTTAATAGATCGCCGCCAGGGATACCATGAGCGCTGTAAAAACCGGTAACGTCAGAGAACGGAAGGTATTTTCTATAATTGCTTTTGATTAAATACTTTATCCTCCGGGTGTTTTGTTTATTTAATAATTGATCTTTGGCAATGAAAGATTTTTTTGCACAACAATAATCCTTGTAACAAAAATGAGCGCAATCACAATGAACTTACAGATGTCTACATTCACCTCCAGGTGCAGCAGTAAAAAATAAACCAATCCTCCGAAGATACAAACCGTTGCATAGATCTCCCTCCTGAAGATCAGCGGTATGGTGTTCAGGAGAATATCCCGCGTAATACCGCCAAAGCAACCGGTAATAGTACCCAATGCAATGCAGATACCGGGGTTCAGCCCGAAATTGATCCCCTTTTGTAACCCCACCACTGTAAAAAGCCCCAGCCCTAGGCTGTCAAATAAAAAAAGGGTTACTTTCAGCTTCCGGATATAGGTCTTAAAAATAATTCCGGCTACAGAAGTAGCCAGGATCACCAGGCAAACCTGCACATCGCGCATCCAGGCTACCGGCACATCGCCAATCAGCAGATCCCGTATCGTTCCGCCGCCTATTGATGTTACAAAAGCAATGATCAACACCCCAAAAGCATCCAGCTTACGCTGCATAGCAGAAAAGGTTCCGGAAATCGCAAACGCAATAGTGCCCAATAGCTCAATAATTCCTGATGTACTGGAAAACATAAATTATAAAAATTCAATGCTCATATCTCATATCTCAATGCTCACATCTTCCATCTCACTACCAGTTATTTCCCTGCTCTTCATTCATCCGTTCAGAAACATCTTCCGGTTTTGTATGCCTCCAGTCAGGATCGTAGGGTACGAACCAGGATAGCCACAGGCTTCTTGAAAAGCGCATCAGCCAGGGCTGCAGGAGGATCAGCGCCACAGAATTAAAAATAAGCCAGTACATAAAGCGGCGGTCTTCCGTTGAAAAACCAATTACCAGCCACCACAAAACAGCGCTCAATGCCGTAAGGATCACTGCAATGAAATAGCTGACATAGCCGGTTCCGTAATAAAAACCCACTTCAATTTCTGTGGGCTGCCCGCAAACCGGGCAATATTTATTCATTTTAAGGACACCCTTTATGCGAAAGGC
This window encodes:
- a CDS encoding DUF983 domain-containing protein, with protein sequence MKPEESNRGYLASVLGCYCPRCREGKLFEQKFAFRIKGVLKMNKYCPVCGQPTEIEVGFYYGTGYVSYFIAVILTALSAVLWWLVIGFSTEDRRFMYWLIFNSVALILLQPWLMRFSRSLWLSWFVPYDPDWRHTKPEDVSERMNEEQGNNW